The Saccopteryx leptura isolate mSacLep1 chromosome 2, mSacLep1_pri_phased_curated, whole genome shotgun sequence genome has a window encoding:
- the GRIN1 gene encoding glutamate receptor ionotropic, NMDA 1 isoform X18, translating into MSTMRLLTLALLFSCSFARAACDPKIVNIGAVLSTRKHEQVFREAVNQANKRHGSWKIQLNATSVTHKPNAIQMALSVCEDLISSQVYAILVSHPPTPNDHFTPTPVSYTAGFYRIPVLGLTTRMSIYSDKSIHLSFLRTVPPYSHQSSVWFEMMRVYSWNHIILLVSDDHEGRAAQKRLETLLEERESKAEKVLQFDPGTKNVTALLMEARELEARVIILSASEDDAATVYRAAAMLNMTGSGYVWLVGEREISGNALRYAPDGIIGLQLINGKNESAHISDAVGVVAQAVHELLEKENITDPPRGCVGNTNIWKTGPLFKRVLMSSKYADGVTGRVEFNEDGDRKFANYSIMNLQNRKLVQVGIYNGTHVIPNDRKIIWPGGETEKPRGYQMSTRLKIVTIHQEPFVYVKPTLNDGTCKEEITVNGDPVKKVICTGPNDTSPGSPRHTVPQCCYGFCIDLLIKLARTMNFTYEVHLVADGKFGTQERVNNSNKKEWNGMMGELLSGQADMIVAPLTINNERAQYIEFSKPFKYQGLTILVKKEIPRSTLDSFMQPFQSTLWLLVGLSVHVVAVMLYLLDRFSPFGRFKVNSEEEEEDALTLSSAMWFSWGVLLNSGIGEGAPRSFSARILGMVWAGFAMIIVASYTANLAAFLVLDRPEERITGINDPRLRNPSDKFIYATVKQSSVDIYFRRQVELSTMYRHMEKHNYESAAEAIQAVRDNKLHAFIWDSAVLEFEASQKCDLVTTGELFFRSGFGIGMRKDSPWKQNVSLSILKSHENGFMEDLDKTWVRYQECDSRSNAPATLTFENMAGVFMLVAGGIVAGIFLIFIEIAYKRHKDARRKQMQLAFAAVNVWRKNLQVGQATLRGLVPMAQPGPGPPPFPQAEALALALGTHVSRTGARSHSQGQRWWGPTCKWLPPAKPGQGKPHALLPASTWPLCLQSRPPAPIP; encoded by the exons ATGAGCACCATGCGTCTGCTGACCCTCGCCCTGCTTTTCTCCTGCTCCTTCGCCCGTGCCGCCTGCGACCCCAAGATCGTCAACATCGGCGCGGTGCTGAGCACGCGGAAGCACGAGCAGGTGTTCCGCGAGGCCGTGAACCAGGCCAACAAGCGGCACGGCTCCTGGAAGATCCAGCTCAACGCAACCTCCGTCACCCACAAGCCCAACGCCATCCAGATGGCCCTGTCGGTGTGCGAGGACCTCATCTCCAGCCAG GTCTACGCCATCCTAGTCAGCCATCCACCCACCCCCAATGACcacttcacccccacccccgtttccTACACAGCCGGCTTCTACCGCATCCCCGTCCTGGGGCTGACCACCCGCATGTCCATCTATTCAGACAAG AGCATCCACCTGAGCTTCCTGCGCACGGTGCCGCCCTACTCCCACCAGTCGAGCGTCTGGTTCGAGATGATGCGCGTCTACAGCTGGAACCACATCATCCTCCTGGTCAGCGACGACCACGAGGGCCGCGCGGCGCAGAAGCGCCTGGAGACGCTGCTGGAGGAGCGCGAGTCCAAG GCTGAGAAAGTGCTGCAGTTTGACCCGGGGACCAAGAACGTGACGGCCCTGCTGATGGAGGCGCGGGAGTTGGAGGCCCGGGTCATCATCCTCTCTGCCAG CGAGGACGACGCTGCCACCGTGTACCGCGCAGCGGCCATGCTGAACATGACTGGCTCGGGGTACGTGTGGCTGGTAGGGGAGCGCGAGATCTCGGGGAACGCCCTGCGCTACGCCCCTGACG GCATCATCGGGCTGCAGCTCATCAACGGCAAGAACGAGTCGGCCCACATCAGCGACGCGGTGGGCGTGGTGGCCCAGGCGGTGCACGAGCTCCTGGAGAAGGAAAACATCACCGACCCGCCGCGGGGCTGCGTGGGCAACACCAACATCTGGAAAACCGGGCCGCTCTTTAAGAG AGTGCTGATGTCTTCCAAGTATGCGGATGGGGTGACTGGCCGTGTGGAGTTCAACGAGGACGGGGACCGTAAATTTGCCAACTACAGCATCATGAACCTGCAGAACCGCAAGCTGGTGCAAGTGGGCATCTACAACGGCACCCAC GTCATCCCCAATGACCGGAAGATCATCTGGCCGggcggagagacagagaaacctcGAGGATACCAGATGTCCACCAGGCTGAAG ATCGTGACGATCCACCAGGAGCCCTTCGTGTATGTCAAGCCCACGCTGAACGATGGCACGTGCAAGGAGGAAATCACAGTCAACGGGGACCCCGTCAAGAAAGTGATCTGCACCGGGCCCAACGACACCTCGCCGGGAAGCC CACGCCACACGGTGCCTCAGTGCTGCTACGGCTTCTGCATCGACCTGCTCATCAAGCTGGCGCGGACCATGAACTTCACCTATGAGGTGCACCTGGTGGCCGATGGCAAGTTCGGCACTCAAGAGCGG GTGAacaacagcaataaaaaggagTGGAACGGGATGATGGGTGAGCTGCTCAGCGGGCAGGCGGACATGATCGTGGCCCCGCTGACCATCAACAACGAACGTGCACAGTACATCGAATTTTCCAAGCCTTTCAAGTACCAGGGCCTGACCATTCTGGTCAAGAAG GAGATCCCCCGGAGCACCCTGGACTCCTTCATGCAGCCCTTCCAGAGCACGCTGTGGCTTCTGGTGGGGCTGTCGGTGCACGTGGTGGCCGTGATGCTGTACCTGCTGGACCGCTTCAG CCCCTTCGGCCGGTTCAAGGTGAACAgcgaagaagaggaagaggacgCGCTGACCCTGTCTTCCGCCATGTGGTTCTCCTGGGGCGTCCTGCTCAACTCTGGCATCGGAGAAG GCGCCCCCCGAAGTTTCTCCGCACGCATCCTGGGCATGGTGTGGGCCGGCTTCGCCATGATCATCGTGGCCTCCTACACTGCCAACCTGGCTGCCTTCCTGGTTCTGGACCGGCCCGAGGAGCGCATCACAGGCATCAACGACCCGCGG CTGAGGAACCCCTCGGACAAGTTCATCTACGCGACGGTGAAACAGAGTTCGGTGGACATCTACTTCCGGCGGCAGGTGGAGCTGAGCACCATGTACCGGCACATGGAGAAGCATAATTACGAGAGTGCGGCCGAGGCCATCCAGGCCGTGCGAGACAA CAAACTGCACGCCTTCATCTGGGACTCGGCGGTGCTGGAGTTTGAGGCCTCACAGAAGTGCGACCTCGTGACTACCGGCGAGCTGTTCTTCCGCTCTGGCTTCGGCATCGGAATGCGCAAGGACAGCCCCTGGAAGCAGAATGTCTCCTTGTCCATCCTCAA GTCCCACGAGAACGGCTTCATGGAAGACTTAGACAAGACGTGGGTGCGGTACCAGGAGTGTGACTCACGTAGCAATGCGCCTGCTACTCTCACCTTCGAGAACATGGCAG GAGTCTTCATGCTGGTGGCTGGGGGCATCGTGGCTGGCATCTTCCTGATCTTCATTGAAATTGCCTACAAGCGGCACAAGGATGCCCGCCGAAAGCAGATGCAGCTAGCCTTTGCCGCAGTGAACGTGTGGAGAAAGAACCTGCAGGTAGGGCAGGCCACCCTCCGAGGCCTGGTGCCCATGGCCCAGCCTGGCCCGGGCCCCCCTCCGTTCCCACAGGCCGAAGCACTAGCCCTGGCTCTGGGAACCCATGTGAGCAGGACTGGAGCTagaagccacagccaggggcAGCGTTGGTGGGGGCCCACCTGCAAGTGGCTGCCCCCTGCCAAGCCAGGCCAAGGGAAGCCACACGCCCTGCTCCCGGCCTCCACCTGGCCCCTCTGTCTCCAGAGTCGCCCACCAGCGCCCATTCCATAG
- the GRIN1 gene encoding glutamate receptor ionotropic, NMDA 1 isoform X6, which produces MSTMRLLTLALLFSCSFARAACDPKIVNIGAVLSTRKHEQVFREAVNQANKRHGSWKIQLNATSVTHKPNAIQMALSVCEDLISSQVYAILVSHPPTPNDHFTPTPVSYTAGFYRIPVLGLTTRMSIYSDKSIHLSFLRTVPPYSHQSSVWFEMMRVYSWNHIILLVSDDHEGRAAQKRLETLLEERESKSKKRNYENLDQLSYDNKRGPKAEKVLQFDPGTKNVTALLMEARELEARVIILSASEDDAATVYRAAAMLNMTGSGYVWLVGEREISGNALRYAPDGIIGLQLINGKNESAHISDAVGVVAQAVHELLEKENITDPPRGCVGNTNIWKTGPLFKRVLMSSKYADGVTGRVEFNEDGDRKFANYSIMNLQNRKLVQVGIYNGTHVIPNDRKIIWPGGETEKPRGYQMSTRLKIVTIHQEPFVYVKPTLNDGTCKEEITVNGDPVKKVICTGPNDTSPGSPRHTVPQCCYGFCIDLLIKLARTMNFTYEVHLVADGKFGTQERVNNSNKKEWNGMMGELLSGQADMIVAPLTINNERAQYIEFSKPFKYQGLTILVKKEIPRSTLDSFMQPFQSTLWLLVGLSVHVVAVMLYLLDRFSPFGRFKVNSEEEEEDALTLSSAMWFSWGVLLNSGIGEGAPRSFSARILGMVWAGFAMIIVASYTANLAAFLVLDRPEERITGINDPRLRNPSDKFIYATVKQSSVDIYFRRQVELSTMYRHMEKHNYESAAEAIQAVRDNKLHAFIWDSAVLEFEASQKCDLVTTGELFFRSGFGIGMRKDSPWKQNVSLSILKSHENGFMEDLDKTWVRYQECDSRSNAPATLTFENMAGVFMLVAGGIVAGIFLIFIEIAYKRHKDARRKQMQLAFAAVNVWRKNLQVGQATLRGLVPMAQPGPGPPPFPQAEALALALGTHVSRTGARSHSQGQRWWGPTCKWLPPAKPGQGKPHALLPASTWPLCLQSRPPAPIP; this is translated from the exons ATGAGCACCATGCGTCTGCTGACCCTCGCCCTGCTTTTCTCCTGCTCCTTCGCCCGTGCCGCCTGCGACCCCAAGATCGTCAACATCGGCGCGGTGCTGAGCACGCGGAAGCACGAGCAGGTGTTCCGCGAGGCCGTGAACCAGGCCAACAAGCGGCACGGCTCCTGGAAGATCCAGCTCAACGCAACCTCCGTCACCCACAAGCCCAACGCCATCCAGATGGCCCTGTCGGTGTGCGAGGACCTCATCTCCAGCCAG GTCTACGCCATCCTAGTCAGCCATCCACCCACCCCCAATGACcacttcacccccacccccgtttccTACACAGCCGGCTTCTACCGCATCCCCGTCCTGGGGCTGACCACCCGCATGTCCATCTATTCAGACAAG AGCATCCACCTGAGCTTCCTGCGCACGGTGCCGCCCTACTCCCACCAGTCGAGCGTCTGGTTCGAGATGATGCGCGTCTACAGCTGGAACCACATCATCCTCCTGGTCAGCGACGACCACGAGGGCCGCGCGGCGCAGAAGCGCCTGGAGACGCTGCTGGAGGAGCGCGAGTCCAAG AGTAAAAAAAGGAACTATGAAAACCTCGACCAACTGTCCTATGACAACAAGCGCGGACCCAAG GCTGAGAAAGTGCTGCAGTTTGACCCGGGGACCAAGAACGTGACGGCCCTGCTGATGGAGGCGCGGGAGTTGGAGGCCCGGGTCATCATCCTCTCTGCCAG CGAGGACGACGCTGCCACCGTGTACCGCGCAGCGGCCATGCTGAACATGACTGGCTCGGGGTACGTGTGGCTGGTAGGGGAGCGCGAGATCTCGGGGAACGCCCTGCGCTACGCCCCTGACG GCATCATCGGGCTGCAGCTCATCAACGGCAAGAACGAGTCGGCCCACATCAGCGACGCGGTGGGCGTGGTGGCCCAGGCGGTGCACGAGCTCCTGGAGAAGGAAAACATCACCGACCCGCCGCGGGGCTGCGTGGGCAACACCAACATCTGGAAAACCGGGCCGCTCTTTAAGAG AGTGCTGATGTCTTCCAAGTATGCGGATGGGGTGACTGGCCGTGTGGAGTTCAACGAGGACGGGGACCGTAAATTTGCCAACTACAGCATCATGAACCTGCAGAACCGCAAGCTGGTGCAAGTGGGCATCTACAACGGCACCCAC GTCATCCCCAATGACCGGAAGATCATCTGGCCGggcggagagacagagaaacctcGAGGATACCAGATGTCCACCAGGCTGAAG ATCGTGACGATCCACCAGGAGCCCTTCGTGTATGTCAAGCCCACGCTGAACGATGGCACGTGCAAGGAGGAAATCACAGTCAACGGGGACCCCGTCAAGAAAGTGATCTGCACCGGGCCCAACGACACCTCGCCGGGAAGCC CACGCCACACGGTGCCTCAGTGCTGCTACGGCTTCTGCATCGACCTGCTCATCAAGCTGGCGCGGACCATGAACTTCACCTATGAGGTGCACCTGGTGGCCGATGGCAAGTTCGGCACTCAAGAGCGG GTGAacaacagcaataaaaaggagTGGAACGGGATGATGGGTGAGCTGCTCAGCGGGCAGGCGGACATGATCGTGGCCCCGCTGACCATCAACAACGAACGTGCACAGTACATCGAATTTTCCAAGCCTTTCAAGTACCAGGGCCTGACCATTCTGGTCAAGAAG GAGATCCCCCGGAGCACCCTGGACTCCTTCATGCAGCCCTTCCAGAGCACGCTGTGGCTTCTGGTGGGGCTGTCGGTGCACGTGGTGGCCGTGATGCTGTACCTGCTGGACCGCTTCAG CCCCTTCGGCCGGTTCAAGGTGAACAgcgaagaagaggaagaggacgCGCTGACCCTGTCTTCCGCCATGTGGTTCTCCTGGGGCGTCCTGCTCAACTCTGGCATCGGAGAAG GCGCCCCCCGAAGTTTCTCCGCACGCATCCTGGGCATGGTGTGGGCCGGCTTCGCCATGATCATCGTGGCCTCCTACACTGCCAACCTGGCTGCCTTCCTGGTTCTGGACCGGCCCGAGGAGCGCATCACAGGCATCAACGACCCGCGG CTGAGGAACCCCTCGGACAAGTTCATCTACGCGACGGTGAAACAGAGTTCGGTGGACATCTACTTCCGGCGGCAGGTGGAGCTGAGCACCATGTACCGGCACATGGAGAAGCATAATTACGAGAGTGCGGCCGAGGCCATCCAGGCCGTGCGAGACAA CAAACTGCACGCCTTCATCTGGGACTCGGCGGTGCTGGAGTTTGAGGCCTCACAGAAGTGCGACCTCGTGACTACCGGCGAGCTGTTCTTCCGCTCTGGCTTCGGCATCGGAATGCGCAAGGACAGCCCCTGGAAGCAGAATGTCTCCTTGTCCATCCTCAA GTCCCACGAGAACGGCTTCATGGAAGACTTAGACAAGACGTGGGTGCGGTACCAGGAGTGTGACTCACGTAGCAATGCGCCTGCTACTCTCACCTTCGAGAACATGGCAG GAGTCTTCATGCTGGTGGCTGGGGGCATCGTGGCTGGCATCTTCCTGATCTTCATTGAAATTGCCTACAAGCGGCACAAGGATGCCCGCCGAAAGCAGATGCAGCTAGCCTTTGCCGCAGTGAACGTGTGGAGAAAGAACCTGCAGGTAGGGCAGGCCACCCTCCGAGGCCTGGTGCCCATGGCCCAGCCTGGCCCGGGCCCCCCTCCGTTCCCACAGGCCGAAGCACTAGCCCTGGCTCTGGGAACCCATGTGAGCAGGACTGGAGCTagaagccacagccaggggcAGCGTTGGTGGGGGCCCACCTGCAAGTGGCTGCCCCCTGCCAAGCCAGGCCAAGGGAAGCCACACGCCCTGCTCCCGGCCTCCACCTGGCCCCTCTGTCTCCAGAGTCGCCCACCAGCGCCCATTCCATAG
- the GRIN1 gene encoding glutamate receptor ionotropic, NMDA 1 isoform X4: MSTMRLLTLALLFSCSFARAACDPKIVNIGAVLSTRKHEQVFREAVNQANKRHGSWKIQLNATSVTHKPNAIQMALSVCEDLISSQVYAILVSHPPTPNDHFTPTPVSYTAGFYRIPVLGLTTRMSIYSDKSIHLSFLRTVPPYSHQSSVWFEMMRVYSWNHIILLVSDDHEGRAAQKRLETLLEERESKAEKVLQFDPGTKNVTALLMEARELEARVIILSASEDDAATVYRAAAMLNMTGSGYVWLVGEREISGNALRYAPDGIIGLQLINGKNESAHISDAVGVVAQAVHELLEKENITDPPRGCVGNTNIWKTGPLFKRVLMSSKYADGVTGRVEFNEDGDRKFANYSIMNLQNRKLVQVGIYNGTHVIPNDRKIIWPGGETEKPRGYQMSTRLKIVTIHQEPFVYVKPTLNDGTCKEEITVNGDPVKKVICTGPNDTSPGSPRHTVPQCCYGFCIDLLIKLARTMNFTYEVHLVADGKFGTQERVNNSNKKEWNGMMGELLSGQADMIVAPLTINNERAQYIEFSKPFKYQGLTILVKKEIPRSTLDSFMQPFQSTLWLLVGLSVHVVAVMLYLLDRFSPFGRFKVNSEEEEEDALTLSSAMWFSWGVLLNSGIGEGAAIPGPALHRPVPCTAPSRPRVARRPAADRPPPTGAPRSFSARILGMVWAGFAMIIVASYTANLAAFLVLDRPEERITGINDPRLRNPSDKFIYATVKQSSVDIYFRRQVELSTMYRHMEKHNYESAAEAIQAVRDNKLHAFIWDSAVLEFEASQKCDLVTTGELFFRSGFGIGMRKDSPWKQNVSLSILKSHENGFMEDLDKTWVRYQECDSRSNAPATLTFENMAGVFMLVAGGIVAGIFLIFIEIAYKRHKDARRKQMQLAFAAVNVWRKNLQVGQATLRGLVPMAQPGPGPPPFPQAEALALALGTHVSRTGARSHSQGQRWWGPTCKWLPPAKPGQGKPHALLPASTWPLCLQSRPPAPIP, translated from the exons ATGAGCACCATGCGTCTGCTGACCCTCGCCCTGCTTTTCTCCTGCTCCTTCGCCCGTGCCGCCTGCGACCCCAAGATCGTCAACATCGGCGCGGTGCTGAGCACGCGGAAGCACGAGCAGGTGTTCCGCGAGGCCGTGAACCAGGCCAACAAGCGGCACGGCTCCTGGAAGATCCAGCTCAACGCAACCTCCGTCACCCACAAGCCCAACGCCATCCAGATGGCCCTGTCGGTGTGCGAGGACCTCATCTCCAGCCAG GTCTACGCCATCCTAGTCAGCCATCCACCCACCCCCAATGACcacttcacccccacccccgtttccTACACAGCCGGCTTCTACCGCATCCCCGTCCTGGGGCTGACCACCCGCATGTCCATCTATTCAGACAAG AGCATCCACCTGAGCTTCCTGCGCACGGTGCCGCCCTACTCCCACCAGTCGAGCGTCTGGTTCGAGATGATGCGCGTCTACAGCTGGAACCACATCATCCTCCTGGTCAGCGACGACCACGAGGGCCGCGCGGCGCAGAAGCGCCTGGAGACGCTGCTGGAGGAGCGCGAGTCCAAG GCTGAGAAAGTGCTGCAGTTTGACCCGGGGACCAAGAACGTGACGGCCCTGCTGATGGAGGCGCGGGAGTTGGAGGCCCGGGTCATCATCCTCTCTGCCAG CGAGGACGACGCTGCCACCGTGTACCGCGCAGCGGCCATGCTGAACATGACTGGCTCGGGGTACGTGTGGCTGGTAGGGGAGCGCGAGATCTCGGGGAACGCCCTGCGCTACGCCCCTGACG GCATCATCGGGCTGCAGCTCATCAACGGCAAGAACGAGTCGGCCCACATCAGCGACGCGGTGGGCGTGGTGGCCCAGGCGGTGCACGAGCTCCTGGAGAAGGAAAACATCACCGACCCGCCGCGGGGCTGCGTGGGCAACACCAACATCTGGAAAACCGGGCCGCTCTTTAAGAG AGTGCTGATGTCTTCCAAGTATGCGGATGGGGTGACTGGCCGTGTGGAGTTCAACGAGGACGGGGACCGTAAATTTGCCAACTACAGCATCATGAACCTGCAGAACCGCAAGCTGGTGCAAGTGGGCATCTACAACGGCACCCAC GTCATCCCCAATGACCGGAAGATCATCTGGCCGggcggagagacagagaaacctcGAGGATACCAGATGTCCACCAGGCTGAAG ATCGTGACGATCCACCAGGAGCCCTTCGTGTATGTCAAGCCCACGCTGAACGATGGCACGTGCAAGGAGGAAATCACAGTCAACGGGGACCCCGTCAAGAAAGTGATCTGCACCGGGCCCAACGACACCTCGCCGGGAAGCC CACGCCACACGGTGCCTCAGTGCTGCTACGGCTTCTGCATCGACCTGCTCATCAAGCTGGCGCGGACCATGAACTTCACCTATGAGGTGCACCTGGTGGCCGATGGCAAGTTCGGCACTCAAGAGCGG GTGAacaacagcaataaaaaggagTGGAACGGGATGATGGGTGAGCTGCTCAGCGGGCAGGCGGACATGATCGTGGCCCCGCTGACCATCAACAACGAACGTGCACAGTACATCGAATTTTCCAAGCCTTTCAAGTACCAGGGCCTGACCATTCTGGTCAAGAAG GAGATCCCCCGGAGCACCCTGGACTCCTTCATGCAGCCCTTCCAGAGCACGCTGTGGCTTCTGGTGGGGCTGTCGGTGCACGTGGTGGCCGTGATGCTGTACCTGCTGGACCGCTTCAG CCCCTTCGGCCGGTTCAAGGTGAACAgcgaagaagaggaagaggacgCGCTGACCCTGTCTTCCGCCATGTGGTTCTCCTGGGGCGTCCTGCTCAACTCTGGCATCGGAGAAGGTGCGGCTATTCCAGGCCCTGCCCTGCACCGCCCCGTCCCCTGCACCGCCCCGTCCCGTCCCCGCGTCGCCCGCAGGCCCGCAGCTGACCGTCCTCCACCCACAGGCGCCCCCCGAAGTTTCTCCGCACGCATCCTGGGCATGGTGTGGGCCGGCTTCGCCATGATCATCGTGGCCTCCTACACTGCCAACCTGGCTGCCTTCCTGGTTCTGGACCGGCCCGAGGAGCGCATCACAGGCATCAACGACCCGCGG CTGAGGAACCCCTCGGACAAGTTCATCTACGCGACGGTGAAACAGAGTTCGGTGGACATCTACTTCCGGCGGCAGGTGGAGCTGAGCACCATGTACCGGCACATGGAGAAGCATAATTACGAGAGTGCGGCCGAGGCCATCCAGGCCGTGCGAGACAA CAAACTGCACGCCTTCATCTGGGACTCGGCGGTGCTGGAGTTTGAGGCCTCACAGAAGTGCGACCTCGTGACTACCGGCGAGCTGTTCTTCCGCTCTGGCTTCGGCATCGGAATGCGCAAGGACAGCCCCTGGAAGCAGAATGTCTCCTTGTCCATCCTCAA GTCCCACGAGAACGGCTTCATGGAAGACTTAGACAAGACGTGGGTGCGGTACCAGGAGTGTGACTCACGTAGCAATGCGCCTGCTACTCTCACCTTCGAGAACATGGCAG GAGTCTTCATGCTGGTGGCTGGGGGCATCGTGGCTGGCATCTTCCTGATCTTCATTGAAATTGCCTACAAGCGGCACAAGGATGCCCGCCGAAAGCAGATGCAGCTAGCCTTTGCCGCAGTGAACGTGTGGAGAAAGAACCTGCAGGTAGGGCAGGCCACCCTCCGAGGCCTGGTGCCCATGGCCCAGCCTGGCCCGGGCCCCCCTCCGTTCCCACAGGCCGAAGCACTAGCCCTGGCTCTGGGAACCCATGTGAGCAGGACTGGAGCTagaagccacagccaggggcAGCGTTGGTGGGGGCCCACCTGCAAGTGGCTGCCCCCTGCCAAGCCAGGCCAAGGGAAGCCACACGCCCTGCTCCCGGCCTCCACCTGGCCCCTCTGTCTCCAGAGTCGCCCACCAGCGCCCATTCCATAG